One window from the genome of Magnolia sinica isolate HGM2019 chromosome 4, MsV1, whole genome shotgun sequence encodes:
- the LOC131242514 gene encoding F-box protein At1g10780-like: protein MDVLPDAVVQYILSNMTNARDVATCACVSKQWKESMPFIRSLYFARNSFGDESTDVDAIIGQLIMSAVCLEELIIYCPFSTTSLTSWLLISSRSLRHLELRMDNPMQKKVLPGSITELDCIGWAKGLQTLKLWGVLITHSPNWGEFQSLRTLEIVGATLKDRALSDTIRACPNLTNLSLLGCNGLISVTINLQQLEQCRLDFCGWDVCSLSISSPKLQLLDIQGCSWIHVDKNHCLKNVSIANNEGKVCKVDLGKLPGLEFLSIRGVQWCWNAVSSILQCSSEVRHLVMKIEFTGDSNHLQAFPEIDLVEFFNNHPKLQNFEIHGAMFAALCQKNSLRSLDSRFTIPCLEETVITVRSPLNAEQKMSTIETLVKCSQRLRRMVIRVSQMKSCHSSADDFFEDICRFGHMNHKVIQIE from the exons ATGGATGTTTTACCTGATGCTGTTGTCCAATACATCCTCTCCAACATGACGAATGCAAGAGATGTAGCCACCTGCGCTTGTGTCTCTAAGCAGTGGAAGGAATCGATGCCCTTCATTCGAAGCCTCTACTTCGCTCGGAACTCTTTTGGTGACGAAAGCACCGATGTTGACGCCATTATTGGACAGCTTATCATGTCAGCCGTCTGTTTAGAAGAACTGATCATATACTGCCCCTTTTCCACCACAAGCCTCACGTCCTGGCTGTTGATCAGTAGCCGGTCCCTTCGGCATCTCGAGCTCCGTATGGACAATCCCATGCAAAAGAAAGTTCTGCCCGGGAGCATCACAGAATTGGATTGCATTGGATGGGCAAAAGGTTTGCAAACTCTAAAGCTTTGGGGTGTTTTAATAACTCATTCTCCCAACTGGGGCGAATTTCAGAGTCTCCGTACTCTGGAAATAGTTGGAGCGACGTTGAAAGACAGGGCATTGTCAGATACTATTCGGGCCTGTCCTAATCTGACCAACTTATCATTGCTTGGCTGTAACGGGTTGATATCAGTTACAATCAATTTGCAGCAATTGGAACAGTGCAGACTGGATTTTTGCGGCTGGGATGTTTGTTCACTCTCAATCAGCTCTCCAAAGCTTCAACTGCTTGATATCCAAGGTTGTAGTTGGATCCATGTCGATAAGAATCATTGCTTAAAGAACGTCTCCATCGCCAATAACGAGG GTAAAGTGTGCAAGGTAGACTTGGGAAAGCTTCCGGGGCTTGAGTTCTTGTCCATTCGAGGAGTGCAGTGGTGCTGGAATGCAGTAAGCTCCATACTTCAATGCTCGAGTGAGGTGAGACACCTTGTTATGAAGATTGAATTCACCGGGGATTCAAATCATCTGCAGGCCTTTCCAGAGATTGACTTGGTCGAGTTCTTCAACAACCATCCAAAACTGCAGAATTTTGAAATTCATGGAGCAATGTTTGCTGCGTTGTGCCAAAAGAACAGCTTAAGAAGC TTGGATTCAAGATTTACCATTCCTTGCTTGGAGGAAACTGTGATCACTGTGAGGTCACCGCTCAATGCAGAACAGAAGATGAGCACTATTGAGACATTGGTTAAATGCAGTCAGAGACTGCGAAGAATGGTGATTAGGGTCTCGCAGATGAAGAGCTGCCACAGCAGTGCAGATGATTTCTTCGAGGATATTTGCAGATTCGGACACATGAACCATAAGGTCATCCAGATCGAATAA